A window from Bombus fervidus isolate BK054 chromosome 12, iyBomFerv1, whole genome shotgun sequence encodes these proteins:
- the LOC139992822 gene encoding uncharacterized protein isoform X2 — MINRTCLAVLIGLLGLACGLQCPKQKLSPGREVVCYTFVSDVDQLTEAVCKCTSLVQQGYDVRNLSVSGFEDFQKSLKKIIPTLQFVVSVDDPGKTLSTSGTVRQEITARLIGVLKEVDGVELNMTAGSKERLVHFVKGLKDELVRKSYDKRIFLVLPTKSEELAKQFDLKELTKYVDLFTVPTHYLVEDDEANHTFHPSRLMGLFDMFNADSLIDLISGLGAPKRKILVSVPATAYKFTLKDQDDNAPRAPTEEMQPVTIDQKQLCDLMNNGEWTVERDEDLTAPYAFKDKMWIAFEDRISLSIKGKYVLLRDLPGLAVHDVENDFKTNCGMPLTYEVHRSFSNFKRKSRAAVLNALEDDLHQKELEYSTKVKSSDFRVVRVVDTEGHIRVVRENTQTEFTCSRQGYFVHPKSCNRFYRCVKFNQEVEDYSVFEFDCPAGLSFDERTEVCVWPGSMPEGSPCPGSSEIAPVTRIRFECPSKSGYYADPQNPRWFFACIDLGGPEIMAYEFRCPFGLIFDEQKLICEWPWLVAGYSGTGYTRSEYDGGYYGTGTTAGTGGYYTGALPHGYTGTSGGGGYTVATGSGFSGAAEAGHGSSFGHGTEYTGSGKGKGYSGSGQGAGYTGSGVAGHGTSYDGQGTGGYSGRTGSGYSGATGAGHGTTYNGQGSDGYSGTTGSGHSGTGGAGYGTKYTGQGFGGHSGTTVSGYSGTVGAGHGTTYSDQGSGGYSGTTGSGYSGAAGASHGISYTGQEADGYSGAGVAGHRTTHIGQGSGGYSGTTGSGYSGTGGAGYGTKYTGQGFGGHSGTTASGYSGTAGAGHGTTFSGQGSGGYSGTTGSGYSGTGGAGYGTKYTGQGFGGHSGTTVSGYSGAAGVGHGSTYSGQGSGGHSETTGGEYAGAAGADHGTSYTGQGFTGTTGSGYSGTGATQTSGHGYSGTGTSYTGSTGKAGYGGSTGTGYSGGTGMGQVSTDTGFTGAGIIEQAEKSGTTGTGYTGSTYSAAGSTDGGYSGTKGGSIGGGYPGTKSGFSGGGYSGATGGTTGGYAGSGGIHGGSTGGGYAGSTAGGYIGAGTTGAHAGSTGGYAGSGGIHGGSTGGGYAGSTAGGYTGTGTTGAHAGSIGGYAGPGGIHGGSTGGGYAGSTAGGYIGTGTTGAHAGSTGGYAGPGGIHGGSTGGGYAGSTAGGYTGAGTTGAHAGSTGGYAGPGGIHGGSTGGGYAGSTADGYTGAGTTGAHAGSTGGYAGPGGIHGGSTGGGYAGSTAGGYTGTGTTGAHAGSTGGYIGTSGGYGGSSIPGQTITFGTGQSQTPIYVSSGTTGAGLDHGVTSIYSQTPGPIIVEKPEKPTCLTNLCYGSSQPSGGQTLVTDDYVSSHGTISGTNVYQGTTGFPGSLNVTFGSHVPSIGGVTYHGGVTPAGGYTVAGTGAIVTGHGIQGSIITGGSTPGTLITHGATPGAIFTGSSDQGTIISGGSHPGYTKTGLSSPGYVISGGVKTVFPGSVSSGTTVYGTPSPGVIVTGTPSPAVVVTGTPSPGTIIKGQSSPGIILTGQTVPGVSIGGSIVPGTVTGSGFPSHPGAVTPGSSFGTKIGTTPSTYVTGYKTNEYHDNGGRGTIRFNNGDVTTKYTENDIPDYRPSGGNTLPDTLIPGSKGIPGVSISSGFTKTGPTKTGFTTATLGAGGSYVISTGKTSPPPNPDHIGAKAFEGNVAGYPKSSTKSSAKTYSGTFSTYGPGFSQGPSKGTGYSYPTPSIPFDTGVTKNLPISSTESGIFSGTTPTPFLKVEVHNTPKFGETGFTSSPAVVNTYQKPSGFTRASSPTGTPVLYTTGPLENYKTTVFEAAKVPVTISTIHPVIDTGYQTVISSTPLPVTISQDKFGIQTRPQFSFGTKTSQPGIFGDRGYVSSTTPTTIFKISSKYPSGEPQYDYGPTTPSSGSGYFTTSKSVFEHVTPSGISESPKPQTQYIPGESISPAIGVTYRKPFPLPGVTYQQEFTPASVKSYTTAPSGIGSGPGYKGSPTNIAIPRDEVGKLVTNYNRGTTKYVPNQYDVYTTGSAAGVDYYQSQSKFKQGYDSSTPSSVPRTQSPLTVTTYSGGYSKPSSGITYQTTAKSTAVGKPKVIVKWSDLHPLLLGKLGAECTCRGDPFANLRGPGSKLINSSKGKVDLSNYDESEIYVDLEKEGSYEDQDYQVTNYESSSKQPVKIYNELSKALGATSIQVQEKPSSTYLPSVTPSVGVGGRTSGLSGHGLTANFRSGKSLSNVGSSINSIGGGKGLASTVDHSVIGPIDGSVNSSTDDSVVGSIDRSGEYEDSVSEEIIDGATNCARPGLFRHPNFCNKFYACHWDEWKKKFTLHTFNCPVHLTFDNGAGACNWPSMGPACQDNNLLV; from the exons ATGATCAACAGGACGTGCTTGGCGGTCCTCATTGGGCTGCTGGGTCTTGCTTGTGGCTTGC AATGCCCGAAGCAAAAGCTATCACCAGGCAGAGAAGTAGTATGCTACACTTTCGTTTCCGACGTCGATCAGCTAACAGAGGCTGTGTGCAAATGCACCTCTTTGGTACAACAAGGCTACGACGTGCGAAATCTCTCGGTTTCTG GATTCGAAGACTTTCAGAAGTCgttgaagaaaattattccaacactTCAGTTCGTGGTTTCCGTGGACGACCCTGGAAAAACACTAAGCACTTCCGGTACAGTTCGTCAAGAGATCACCGCTCGTTTGATCGGAGTTTTGAAAGAG GTTGATGGAGTCGAGTTAAACATGACTGCAGGATCAAAGGAACGTTTGGTTCACTTTGTAAAGGGTTTGAAAGACGAATTGGTGAGAAAATCATACGATAAGAGAATATTCCTGGTTCTACCCACAAAATCAGAGGAATTGGCTAAACAATTCGATCTGAAAGAACTGACCAA ATATGTGGATCTATTTACGGTTCCGACGCACTACTTGGTCGAAGATGACGAGGCCAATCACACTTTTCATCCGTCAAGATTGATGGGTCTCTTCGACATGTTTAACGCCGACAGTTTGATCGACTTAATCAGCGGTTTGGGCGCGCCTAAGAGAAAAATTCTGGTGTCAGTACCAGCCACTGCGTACAAGTTTACGCTAAAGGATCAGGACGATAATGCCCCAAGGGCGCCAACTGAGGAGATGCAACCGGTTACCATTGATCAGAAACAG TTATGCGATTTGATGAACAACGGAGAATGGACGGTGGAAAGGGACGAAGACCTTACTGCTCCTTATGCTTTCAAAGATAAAATGTGGATTGCTTTCGAAGATAGAATATCTCTATCTATAAAA ggAAAGTATGTACTGCTTCGAGATCTTCCTGGATTGGCTGTGCATGACGTAGAGAATGACTTTAAAACTAATTGCGGGATGCCTCTTACATACGAGGTTCATCGATCGTTCTCGAATTTCAAGAGGAAATCGAGAGCCGCTGTTTTGAACGCTTTGGAAGATGATCtacat caaaAAGAGCTTGAGTACTCGACTAAAGTCAAGTCATCCGATTTTCGAGTTGTTCGCGTAGTAGACACCGAAGGACACATCAGAGTTGTTCGAGAAAACACGCAAACCGAATTTACTTGCTCTAGACAAGGATACTTTGTCCATCCTAAAAGTTGTAACAG ATTCTATCGATGTGTTAAATTCAACCAAGAAGTGGAAGATTACTCCGTATTCGAGTTCGACTGTCCAGCAGGTTTATCATTCGACGAGCGTACAGAAGTTTGTGTTTGGCCAGGCTCCATGCCTGAGGGATCGCCATGTCCTGGAAGTAGCGAAATTGCGCCAGTAACTCGAATAAGGTTCGAGTGTCCTTCCAAATCTGGCTACTATGCGGATCCCCAAAATCCCCGTTGGTTCTTCGCCTGCATCGACCTAG GAGGTCCTGAAATAATGGCTTACGAATTTCGTTGCCCGTTCGGTCTGATCTTCGACGagcaaaaattaatttgcgaGTGGCCTTGGTTGGTAGCAGGCTACTCTGGTACTGGTTATACAAGATCTGAATATGACGGAGGGTATTATGGCACTGGAACTACTGCAGGTACTGGTGGATACTATACAGGAGCATTACCTCATGGTTACACGGGAACATCAGGAGGAGGAGGGTACACTGTTGCTACTGGATCAGGATTTTCTGGAGCAGCTGAAGCTGGTCATGGATCGTCGTTTGGACACGGAACAGAATATACTGGAAGTGGGAAAGGAAAGGGATACAGTGGAAGTGGACAAGGAGCAGGATACACTGGATCAGGTGTAGCTGGTCATGGAACTTCATATGATGGTCAAGGAACTGGTGGTTATTCTGGAAGAACTGGAAGCGGATATTCCGGAGCAACGGGAGCTGGTCATGGAACCACATATAATGGTCAAGGTTCTGATGGTTACTCTGGAACCACTGGAAGTGGACACTCTGGAACAGGAGGTGCTGGTTATGGCACTAAATATACTGGCCAAGGATTTGGTGGACATTCTGGAACAACTGTAAGCGGATATTCTGGAACAGTAGGAGCTGGCCATGGAACCACATATAGTGATCAAGGGTCTGGTGGATACTCTGGAACAACTGGAAGTGGATATTCTGGAGCAGCAGGAGCTAGTCATGGAATATCATATACTGGTCAAGAAGCTGATGGTTACTCCGGAGCAGGAGTAGCTGGTCATAGAACCACACATATTGGTCAGGGTTCTGGTGGTTACTCTGGAACCACTGGAAGTGGATACTCTGGAACAGGAGGTGCTGGTTATGGCACTAAATATACTGGCCAAGGATTTGGTGGACATTCTGGAACAACTGCAAGCGGATATTCTGGAACAGCAGGAGCTGGTCATGGAACCACATTTAGTGGTCAAGGTTCTGGTGGTTATTCTGGAACCACTGGAAGTGGATACTCTGGAACAGGAGGTGCTGGTTATGGCACTAAATATACTGGCCAAGGATTTGGTGGACATTCTGGAACAACTGTAAGCGGATATTCTGGAGCTGCGGGAGTTGGTCATGGGTCCACATATAGCGGTCAAGGATCTGGTGGACATTCTGAAACAACTGGAGGCGAGTACGCTGGAGCAGCAGGAGCTGACCATGGAACTTCATATACTGGACAAGGATTTACGGGAACAACTGGAAGTGGGTACTCCGGCACAGGAGCAACTCAAACATCTGGTCATGGATATTCAGGAACTGGCACGAGCTATACTGGATCGACTGGTAAAGCAGGTTATGGAGGATCAACTGGCACAGGATATTCAGGAGGAACTGGTATGGGTCAAGTATCTACTGACACTGGATTTACTGGTGCAGGAATTATTGAACAAGCAGAGAAAAGTGGAACAACTGGTACAGGCTATACTGGATCCACGTATTCTGCTGCTGGATCTACTGATGGAGGATATTCAGGAACAAAGGGAGGATCTATTGGTGGAGGGTATCCAGGAACAAAGAGTGGGTTTAGTGGTGGAGGATATTCAGGCGCAACTGGGGGAACTACTGGAGGATATGCAGGGTCAGGTGGTATTCATGGTGGATCTACTGGCGGAGGATACGCGGGATCTACTGCTGGCGGATATATAGGAGCAGGAACAACTGGCGCTCATGCGGGATCTACTGGAGGATATGCAGGGTCAGGTGGTATTCATGGTGGATCTACTGGCGGAGGATACGCGGGATCTACTGCTGGCGGATATACAGGAACAGGAACAACTGGTGCTCATGCGGGATCTATTGGAGGTTATGCAGGGCCAGGTGGTATCCACGGTGGATCTACTGGAGGAGGATACGCGGGATCTACTGCTGGCGGATATATAGGAACAGGAACAACTGGTGCTCATGCGGGATCTACTGGAGGTTATGCAGGGCCAGGTGGTATTCACGGTGGATCTACTGGCGGAGGATATGCGGGATCTACTGCTGGCGGATATACAGGAGCAGGAACAACTGGTGCTCATGCGGGATCTACTGGAGGATATGCAGGGCCAGGTGGTATTCATGGTGGGTCTACTGGCGGAGGATACGCGGGATCTACTGCTGACGGATATACAGGAGCAGGAACAACTGGTGCTCATGCGGGATCTACTGGAGGATATGCAGGGCCAGGTGGTATTCATGGTGGATCTACTGGCGGAGGATACGCGGGATCTACTGCTGGCGGATATACAGGAACTGGAACAACTGGTGCTCATGCGGGATCTACTGGAG GATATATAGGAACCTCAGGAGGTTACGGTGGATCTTCAATACCTGGACAAACCATTACATTTGGTACTGGACAGTCACAAACACCAATTTATGTTTCTTCTGGCACAACTGGAGCTGGATTAGACCATGGTGTAACCAGTATATATTCACAAACTC CTGGGCCTATTATCGTGGAGAAACCTGAGAAACCAACCTGTCTCACGAACCTGTGTTATGGGTCTTCTCAACCATCAGGTGGTCAGACCCTCGTAACAGACGACTATGTTTCAAGCCATGGAACTATTTCTGGAACAAATGTTTACCAAGGTACGACTGGATTCCCTGGAAGCTTGAATGTTACTTTTGGAAGCCACGTACCTTCCATTGGAGGCGTTACGTATCATGGAGGCGTCACACCCGCTGGTGGCTATACAGTGGCAGGTACAGGTGCTATCGTGACAGGACACGGTATTCAAGGATCGATCATCACTGGAGGCTCCACTCCAGGGACGCTCATTACCCATGGAGCTACCCCTGGCGCAATCTTCACAGGTTCTTCTGACCAAGGCACCATAATAAGTGGAGGAAGCCATCCAGGATATACGAAGACTGGTCTAAGTTCACCTGGCTATGTAATTAGTGGTGGAGTCAAGACGGTATTCCCTGGTTCAGTCAGTTCTGGAACGACAGTTTACGGAACACCTTCACCTGGTGTCATAGTAACTGGAACACCTTCACCTGCTGTCGTAGTAACTGGAACACCCTCACCTGGAACTATTATAAAGGGTCAATCGAGTCCTGGAATAATTCTTACAGGACAAACAGTTCCTGGAGTGTCTATTGGGGGATCTATTGTGCCAGGAACAGTCACTGGATCAGGTTTTCCATCGCATCCAGGGGCTGTTACTCCAGGATCTTCATTTGGAACTAAGATTGGAACCACACCATCGACTTATGTCACTGGCTACAAAACTAACGAATACCATGACAACGGAGGACGTGGTACCATTAGATTTAACAATGGCGATGTGACCACCAAATACACAGAAAATGATATTCCAGATTATAGACCAAGTGGTGGCAATACTTTGCCAGATACTCTCATTCCAGGAAGCAAAGGTATTCCCGGTGTATCGATATCTAGTGGCTTCACTAAGACTGGACCTACCAAGACAGGCTTTACCACTGCTACTTTAGGTGCTGGTGGTAGTTACGTAATTAGCACTGGAAAAACTAGCCCCCCACCTAATCCTGACCATATTGGCGCCAAAGCTTTCGAAGGCAACGTGGCGGGATACCCGAAATCATCTACCAAGAGCAGTGCCAAGACTTATTCAGGAACATTCTCAACTTATGGTCCAGGCTTCAGTCAGGGACCTTCGAAGGGCACTGGATATTCCTATCCCACACCTAGCATTCCATTTGATACAGGAGTGACGAAGAATTTGCCTATTTCTTCGACAGAGAGTGGCATCTTTAGTGGAACTACTCCAACGCCGTTCTTGAAGGTTGAAGTGCATAATACACCAAAATTCGGTGAGACCGGATTCACCAGTTCACCTGCAGTTGTGAATACGTATCAGAAACCAAGTGGCTTTACGCGTGCATCATCTCCAACTGGAACACCTGTGCTTTATACCACTGGTCCATTGGAAAATTACAAGACGACTGTCTTTGAAGCGGCTAAAGTTCCAGTTACAATTTCTACTATTCACCCAGTGATCGATACTGGATATCAGACTGTGATATCGTCGACGCCATTGCCTGTAACTATAAGTCAAGATAAATTTGGCATTCAGACCAGACCTCAGTTTAGTTTTGGAACAAAGACTTCTCAACCTGGTATATTCGGAGACCGAGGTTACGTTTCTAGCACGACACCAACgactatatttaaaatatcatcgAAGTATCCTTCTGGAGAACCACAG TATGATTATGGACCTACCACTCCTTCATCTGGTTCTGGATACTTTACAACTTCGAAGAGCGTGTTTGAACATGTGACACCGTCTGGAATCTCAGAGTCACCGAAACCACAG ACTCAGTATATACCTGGCGAATCTATTTCGCCAGCCATTGGAGTAACTTACAGAAAACCATTCCCATTACCTGGTGTCACCTATCAACAAGAATTCACACCAGCATCTGTCAAATCGTACACCACTGCTCCATCGGGCATAGGATCAGGTCCTGGCTACAAAGGATCGCCTACGAACATAGCAATTCCCAGAGATGAAGTCGGAAAGCTCGTTACAAATTACAACAGAGGCACCACGAAATATGTTCCAAACCAATACGACGTTTACACAACAGGATCCGCAGCAGGAGTCGATTATTATCAGTCCCAGTCGAAGTTCAAACAAGGTTACGATTCATCGACACCATCCTCAGTTCCTAGAACACAGTCTCCTCTCACAGTGACGACTTACTCCGGAGGCTACTCGAAACCATCTTCAGGTATCACGTATCAGACCACTGCCAAGTCTACAGCTGTAGGTAAACCCAAAGTGATTGTGAAGTGGAGCGATCTGCACCCTCTTCTCCTTGGAAAATTAGGAGCAGAGTGTACCTGCAGAGGAGATCCTTTCGCTAATCTCAGAGGTCCTGGCTCCAAGTTGATCAACTCGTCAAAGGGCAAAGTGGACTTGTCTAATTATGACGAGTCAGAGATTTATGTAGATCTTGAGAAGGAAGGATCCTACGAAGATCAAGATTACCAAGTGACCAACTACGAATCGTCTTCGAAACAACCAGTTAAGATCTATAATGAACTTTCGAAAGCTCTAGGAGCTACAAGCATTCAAGTTCAAG